From the genome of Mixophyes fleayi isolate aMixFle1 chromosome 2, aMixFle1.hap1, whole genome shotgun sequence, one region includes:
- the LOC142139751 gene encoding olfactory receptor 52A1-like, translated as MGWMFNSTLYPTFFLLVGIPGLENELKWISPSFCIFYLLALLGNITLLVVFSASSGLHKPMFILLSILAFNDILLSTSIAPKMLCIFWFNARLISFDACLFQMFFIHSFTSIESGLLLAMAFDRYIAIYQPLRYGSTMTNNLIGKLVIMLLVRAAGVVGPFLIMIKRFPAFKTNIIEHSYCEHMAVVKLAAADIRINSAYGLFAAFSILGVDLLFILISYGMIFRAVFSLPSKDSRLRALNTCTPHICVFLSLYILAFFSFLSHRYGKRIPPYIHIILSDLYLLVPPMLNPLVYGMKTKQIREQFWKVLCRYQGTSLP; from the coding sequence ATGGGCTGGATGTTCAATTCCACATTGTATCCCACGTTCTTTTTATTGGTTGGGATTCCTGGTCTAGAGAATGAACTCAAGTGGATTTCTCCCTCcttctgtatattttatttactcgCCTTGTTGGGAAATATCACACTACTGGTTGTCTTCTCAGCCTCATCTGGACTCCACAAGCCTATGTTTATATTACTTTCGATACTGGCCTTCAACGACATCCTACTTAGCACAAGCATAGCCCCTAAaatgttgtgtatattttggttcAATGCCAGACTCATTAGCTTTGATGCATGTCTTTTCCAAATGTTCTTCATCCACTCCTTTACAAGCATTGAATCTGGGTTACTACTGGCCATGGCATTTGACCGTTACATTGCCATTTATCAGCCACTCAGGTATGGTTCTACAATGACCAATAATCTGATAGGTAAATTGGTCATCATGCTGCTGGTCAGAGCTGCTGGTGTGGTTGGTCCATTTCTCATTATGATCAAGAGATTTCCAGCTTTCAAGACCAACATCATAGAACATTCTTACTGCGAGCACATGGCGGTTGTGAAACTTGCTGCAGCTGACATTAGAATAAATAGTGCTTATGGGTTATTTGCAGCCTTTAGTATTCTCGGTGTTGATTTACTATTTATTCTAATATCTTATGGCATGATATTCCGTGCAGTCTTCAGTCTTCCATCTAAAGACTCTCGTCTCAGAGCATTAAACACATGTACACctcatatttgtgtttttttaagtttatatatcttggcctttttttctttcctatctCACCGGTATGGTAAGAGGATTCCACCCTATATCCACATTATACTCTCTGATTTGTACCTCCTGGTTCCACCAATGCTAAATCCACTTGTGTATGGTATGAAGACAAAGCAGATTCGGGAACAGTTTTGGAAAGTCTTATGTAGATATCAAGGAACCTCATTACCTTAa